One genomic window of Solanum stenotomum isolate F172 chromosome 9, ASM1918654v1, whole genome shotgun sequence includes the following:
- the LOC125876479 gene encoding TMV resistance protein N-like, whose product MASTSSSCSGCCPRWKYDVFLSFRGEDTRKTIIGYLYERLTRKGIIAFQDDKRLERGDSIPEELLKAIQDSQVALIIFSGNYATSRWCLDELVKIMECTKDENEKIVMPVFYGVEPSHVRNQSDSFAEAFAKHESKYKDDGEGMQKVKGWRTALTAAANLKGYVFGNGVESDYIECIVDEISFKCKSSVSYLHKVVGIDAQLEKVESLLKMEINDVRIVWIWGMGGVGKTTIAKTIFYNLSSKFKDSCFLEDIKENKHRMHSLQNILLSKLLGEKENCVNNKEEGKHLLARRLRFKKVLIVLDDLNHIDQLDYLAGDLDWFGNGSRIIATTRDKRLIRKDVVHEVETLLDCDAIKLFNQYAFMKEVPDECFKDLMLEIVSHAKGHPLALKVWGSSLHGKGIIVWRSALDRMKKNPGSEIIENLKISYDGLEPEEQEIFLDIACFFRGNEKKEVMQILESCDFPAEYGLSVLIDKSLVFISSHNKIHMHDLIQDMGKYVVKMQKDPGERSRLWLAEDFEEVMVNNTVTKATEAIWFRYRQKICFSKEAMNSIKNLRILYICQEHAFTCINCHDGSIEYLSNNLRWLSWNHYPWESLPAKFEPKKLVYLQLRFSSLRHLWTETKYLRSLQKLDLRDSKSLTRTPNFTGMPNLEYLYLRSCSNLEEVHDSLGCSRKLIWLDLSDCGRLKRFPCVNLESLEYLTLQYCSSLEKFPELLGRSNLELEISVRSTGIRELPASIQYQTHITKLDLSRLEDLVALPRGIGMLKSLVDLYLWGCKQLESLPEEVGDLENLKVLDAQQTLISRPPSSIMCLNKLKSLKFGKDIEEIGYSEGLEDEVYFVFPPVAEGLCSLEYLDLSYCNLLDGGLPEDIGCLSSLKKLYLNGNNFVHLPRSIAHLGALQSLNIKNCKRLKELPDFTGMPNLEYLYLRSCSNLEEVHDSLGCSRKLIQLDLSDCERLQRFPCVNVECLEYLDLRDCSSLEKFPEMLGRMKPELEIYMRPSGIREIPSCIIQQQACLTELNLSYMINLEAFPSNICKLKGLVKLNVSYCPKLESLPEEIGDLENLEWLDATWTLISRPPSSIVHLNKLKFLSFKKYKSKDGVCFVFPQVNEGLHSLEHLNLNHCNLIDGGLPEDIGCLSSLKELYLCENNFEHLPRSITQLGALLSLDLSQCKRLKELPDFTGMPNLETLNLSNCMNLEEVDHSVGFLKKLCTLKLTNCKRLKMFPVLCIDSLEYMVMCGCSSLENFPEIIGSKQVESEIHMLDSVMRDLNSVYISFPDSLSQNIISLQHDISGSDSSSLRVFTIEHPGKKIPRWFHHQGTDKSVSVNLPQNWYVLDNFVGFAVCYSGCLTETTAQLIPLCDDGISWMTLEVKSSHHSKRITEPKIHFFLVPLARLWDPSKANGKTPNDYGIVRLSFSGKMKEYGCRLLYKDEPDLEALLQIRKNNDKPTENSMNNEASCSSCKRHSNIRGRVTSLFRNFAALSCKPRNFS is encoded by the exons ATGgcatcaacttcttcttcttgttctggGTGCTGTCCTCGATGGAAGTACGATGTCTTCTTAAGTTTTAGAGGTGAAGATACTCGTAAAACAATTATAGGTTACTTGTATGAACGTTTGACAAGGAAGGGAATAATTGCCTTTCAAGATGATAAAAGGCTAGAGCGTGGCGATTCAATCCCAGAAGAACTCTTGAAAGCTATCCAAGATTCTCAAGTTGCCCTCATCATTTTCTCAGGGAATTATGCTACATCGAGGTGGTGCTTGGATGAACTAGTGAAGATCATGGAATGCACCaaggatgaaaatgaaaaaatagtcaTGCCGGTATTCTATGGTGTGGAACCATCACATGTTCGAAACCAAAGTGACAGCTTTGCTGAAGCATTTGCCAAACATGAATCAAAGTATAAGGATGATGGTGAGGGGATGCAGAAGGTGAAAGGATGGAGGACTGCCCTAACTGCTGCCGCAAATCTAAAAGGATATGTATTCGGTAATGG ggtTGAATCTGACTATATTGAGTGTATTGTTGATGAAATTTCGTTCAAATGCAAGAGTTCAGTATCTTATTTGCACAAAGTTGTGGGAATAGATGCTCAATTAGAGAAAGTAGAATCCCTACTAAAGATGGAAATCAATGATGTTCGGATTGTGTGGATCTGGGGAATGGGGGGAGTCGGTAAAACGACAATAGCAAAGACTATTTTTTATAACCTCTCGTCCAAATTTAAAGATAGTTGTTTCCTTGAGGATATCAAAGAAAACAAACATAGAATGCACTCTCTGCAAAATATCCTTCTCTCTAAACTATTAggggaaaaagaaaattgtgtgAACAATAAGGAGGAGGGGAAGCACCTGCTGGCTCGTAGACTTCGGTTTAAGAAGGTTTTAATTGTGCTTGATGACTTAAATCACATTGACCAGTTGGATTACCTAGCAGGGGATCTTGATTGGTTTGGCAATGGCAGTAGGATTATTGCAACCACTAGAGACAAGCGTTTGATAAGGAAGGATGTAGTACATGAAGTGGAAACACTACTTGACTGTGATGCTATTAAACTGTTCAATCAATATGCTTTCATGAAAGAAGTTCCTGATGAGTGTTTTAAGGATCTAATGTTGGAGATAGTAAGTCATGCTAAAGGCCATCCTTTAGCGTTGAAAGTGTGGGGTTCTTCATTACACGGGAAGGGTATAATTGTGTGGAGAAGTGCTCTAGACCGAATGAAGAAAAACCCTGGTTCAGAAATTATTGAAAACCTCAAAATAAGTTATGATGGGTTGGAGCCTGAAGAGCAAGAGATTTTTCTAGATATAGCATGTTTCTTCcgaggaaatgaaaaaaaagaagtcatGCAAATCCTTGAGAGTTGTGATTTTCCAGCTGAATATGGATTGAGCGTCCTTATTGACAAATCTCTCGTGTTCATCTCTAGCCATAATAAAATTCATATGCATGACTTAATACAAGATATGGGTAAATATGTAGTGAAAATGCAAAAGGATCCGGGCGAACGTAGCAGATTATGGCTAGCTGAAGATTTCGAAGAAGTGATGGTCAATAATACG GTAACCAAGGCAACAGAAGCAATCTGGTTTCGTTATCGTCAAAAAATATGCTTTAGCAAAGAGGCCATGAATAGTATAAAAAATCTTAGGATATTATACATATGTCAGGAGCATGCATTCACATGCATCAATTGCCATGATGGCTCCATTGAGTACCTTTCTAACAACTTGCGTTGGCTTTCCTGGAATCATTATCCTTGGGAGTCATTGCCAGCTAAATTTGAACCCAAAAAGCTTGTTTATCTTCAACTAAGGTTCAGTTCACTGCGTCATTTATGGACCGAAACAAAG TATTTGCGGTCCCTACAAAAGCTAGATCTCAGGGACTCAAAAAGCTTGACACGAACACCAAATTTCACGGGGATGCCAAATTTGGAGTATCTGTATTTGAGATCTTGTAGTAATCTTGAAGAGGTTCATGATTCCCTGGGATGTTCTAGAAAACTCATTTGGTTAGATTTGAGTGATTGTGGCCGCCTTAAGAGGTTTCCATGTGTTAACTTGGAATCTCTTGAATATCTGACTCTACAATATTGCTCTAGTTTAGAGAAATTTCCAGAGCTCCTAGGAAGAAGTAACCTGGAGTTAGAGATTTCGGTGAGAAGCACTGGGATAAGGGAACTACCAGCATCTATTCAGTACCAGACTCATATTACCAAGCTAGATTTAAGTCGTTTAGAAGACCTCGTAGCTCTTCCAAGAGGCATCGGAATGTTGAAAAGCTTGGTGGATCTATATTTGTGGGGTTGTAAACAACTTGAAAGCTTGCCAGAGGAGGTAGGAGATTTAGAAAACTTGAAGGTGCTTGATGCCCAACAAACTCTAATTTCACGACCTCCGTCTTCCATCATGTGCTTAAACAAACTTAAATCCTTAAAGTTTGGAAAAGATATTGAAGAAATAGGGTATTCAGAAGGCTTAGAAGATGAAGTGTACTTTGTGTTCCCTCCGGTGGCAGAAGGGTTATGCTCATTGGAATATCTGGATCTCAGTTACTGCAATTTACTAGATGGAGGACTTCCGGAAGACATTGGATGCTTATCCTCTTTGAAAAAGTTGTATCTCAATGGAAATAATTTTGTGCATTTGCCTCGAAGCATTGCCCATCTTGGTGCGCTTCAATCTTTGAACATAAAAAATTGCAAGAGACTCAAAGAGTTGCCAGATTTCACCGGGATGCCAAATTTGGAGTATTTGTATCTCAGATCTTGTAGTAATCTTGAAGAGGTTCATGATTCCCTGGGATGTTCTAGAAAACTTATTCAGTTAGATTTGAGTGATTGTGAAAGACTTCAGAGGTTTCCATGTGTTAACGTGGAATGCCTTGAATATCTGGATCTACGAGATTGCTCTAGTTTAGAGAAGTTTCCAGAAATGCTCGGAAGAATGAAGCCGGAGTTAGAGATTTACATGAGACCCTCTGGGATAAGGGAAATACCATCATGTATTATTCAACAACAAGCATGTCTTACAGAGCTAAATTTGAGTTATATGATAAACCTTGAAGCTTTTCCAAGCAACATTTGTAAGTTGAAGGGTTTGGTGAAGCTAAATGTATCGTACTGCCCAAAACTTGAAAGCTTGCCAGAAGAGATAGGTGATTTAGAAAACTTGGAGTGGCTTGATGCCACATGGACTCTAATTTCACGACCTCCTTCTTCCATTGTCCACTTGAACAAGCTTAAAttcttaagttttaaaaaatataaatcaaaagaTGGAGTGTGCTTTGTGTTCCCTCAAGTGAATGAAGGGTTACACTCATTGGAACATTTGAATCTCAATCACTGCAATCTAATAGATGGAGGACTTCCGGAAGACATTGGATGCTTATCCTCTTTGAAAGAGTTGTATCtttgtgaaaataattttgagcatTTGCCTCGAAGCATAACCCAACTTGGTGCTCTTCTATCCTTGGACTTATCACAGTGCAAGAGGCTCAAAGAGTTGCCAGATTTCACGGGGATGCCAAACTTGGAGACTTTGAATCTGTCAAATTGTATGAATCTTGAAGAGGTTGATCATTCCGTGGGATTTCTCAAAAAGCTTTGTACATTAAAATTGACTAATTGTAAAAGGCTTAAGATGTTTCCAGTTCTGTGCATTGATTCCCTTGAATATATGGTTATGTGTGGGTGTTCTAGTTTAGAAAATTTTCCAGAAATCATCGGAAGCAAGCAAGTGGAGTCAGAGATTCACATGCTAGACAGTGTGATGAGGGATCTAAATTCGGTGTATATTTCATTTCCAGATTCCTTGTCTCAGAATATCATTTCCTTGCAGCATGACATCTCTGGTTCAGATTCCTCGTCACTAAGAGTGTTTACCATTGAGCATCCTGGGAAGAAGATCCCAAGATGGTTCCACCATCAGGGAACGGATAAAAGTGTATCAGTCAATTTGCCTCAGAATTGGTATGTATTGGATAACTTTGTGGGATTTGCTGTATGTTACTCTGGCTGCTTAACTGAAACTACAGCTCAATTGATTCCCTTGTGTGATGATGGCATATCGTGGATGACCCTGGAAGTGAAATCATCCCACCATTCAAAACGGATTACAGAACCTAAGATTCATTTTTTCTTGGTACCTCTTGCTAGATTATGGGATCCATCTAAGGCAAATGGAAAAACACCAAATGACTATGGAATTGTTAGATTATCTTTCtctggaaaaatgaaggagtaTGGATGTCGTTTGTTGTATAAAGATGAACCAGACCTCGAAGCCTTGttacaaataaggaaaaataatgATAAACCAACAGAGAACTCCATGAACAATGAAGCCAGCTGCTCCTCTTGTAAGAGACATTCTAATATTCGTGGGAGAGTCACCAGTCTCTTCAGAAATTTTGCAGCTCTTTCGTGCAAACCCAGGAATTTCTCTT